The following coding sequences lie in one Aspergillus luchuensis IFO 4308 DNA, chromosome 8, nearly complete sequence genomic window:
- the erg9 gene encoding bifunctional farnesyl-diphosphate farnesyltransferase/squalene synthase (COG:I;~EggNog:ENOG410PFJU;~InterPro:IPR019845,IPR008949,IPR006449,IPR002060, IPR033904;~PFAM:PF00494;~TransMembrane:1 (o419-444i);~antiSMASH:Cluster_8.13;~go_component: GO:0016021 - integral component of membrane [Evidence IEA];~go_function: GO:0004310 - farnesyl-diphosphate farnesyltransferase activity [Evidence IEA];~go_function: GO:0016740 - transferase activity [Evidence IEA];~go_function: GO:0016765 - transferase activity, transferring alkyl or aryl (other than methyl) groups [Evidence IEA];~go_function: GO:0051996 - squalene synthase activity [Evidence IEA];~go_process: GO:0008610 - lipid biosynthetic process [Evidence IEA];~go_process: GO:0009058 - biosynthetic process [Evidence IEA]), translating to MGLASNAIYYTFHPSELRSIMQWKIWHSPVHERDEKNETETEKACFKFLDLTSRSFSAVIKELHPELLMPVCVFYLTLRGLDTIEDDTSIPLETKEPLLRGFKDFLEQDGWTFNGNRPEEKDRELLVQFHNVITEFKKMKPAYQAIIKDITDKMGNGMADYCRKAAFDDASVITVEEYDLYCYYVAGLVGEGLTRLFVEAEFGNPALLERARLHKSMGLFLQKTNIIRDIREDDDDGRRFWPKEIWSKHVTKFEDLFKPEHREAALNCSSEMVLNALEHVEDCLFYLAGLREQSVFNFCAIPQSMAIATLELCFRNPAIFERNIKITKGEACQLMFESTQNLRILCAAFRKYARKIHKKNTPKDPNFLKISLVCGRIEKWIETIFPSQNAEAAKRRITGELTEAEKKQAEEHAETRKDMYFMMGLMVVIVFITSIVMIFTAWLLGARFDLAWQELRSGNFRPPREIRAKKEL from the exons ATGGGTCTCGCATCGAATGCCATCTACTACACCTTTCATCCCTCGGAACTGAGGTCGATTATGCAATG GAAGATCTGGCACTCCCCGGTTCATGAGCGCGATGAGAAGAACGAGACCGAGACCGAGAAGGCCTGCTTCAAATTCCTCGACCTGACCAGTCGGAGCTTCAGCGCCGTCATCAAGGAGCTCCACCCGGAGCTGTTGATGCCCGTCTGCGTCTTCTACCTCACACTTCGCGGGCTGGACACGATTGAGGACGACACGTCGATTCCTTTGGAAACAAAGGAACCTCTGCTGCGTGGCTTCAAGGACTTCCTGGAACAGGATGGCTGGACCTTCAATGGCAACCGCCCCGAAGAGAAGGACCGTGAGCTGCTGGTTCAGTTTCACAATGTCATCACCGAgttcaagaagatgaaaccCGCCTACCAGGCCATCATCAAGGACATCACCGACAAGATGGGCAACGGTATGGCCGATTACTGTCGCAAGGCGGCCTTCGATGACGCCAGCGTGATCACCGTCGAGGAATACGACCTGTACTGCTACTACGTCGCTGGCTTGGTCGGTGAAGGACTGACGCGCCTCTTCGTCGAGGCCGAGTTTGGTAACCCTGCCCTGCTGGAACGCGCGCGTCTGCACAAGTCCATGGGACTCTTCCTCCAAAAGACCAACATCATCCGAGACATCCgagaggacgacgatgatggacgTCGCTTCTGGCCCAAAGAGATTTGGTCCAAGCACGTCACCAAGTTTGAAGACCTGTTCAAGCCCGAGCACCGCGAAGCTGCACTAAACTGCAGCTCCGAGATGGTGTTGAATGCTTTGGAACATGTCGAAGACTGCCTGTTCTACCTGGCTGGTCTGCGTGAGCAGAGTGTGTTCAACTTCTGCGCTATCCCGCAATCCATGGCCATTGCCACGCTGGAACTCTGCTTCCGCAACCCCGCGATCTTCGAGCGTAACATCAAGATCACCAAGGGTGAGGCTTGCCAGCTGATGTTCGAGTCGACGCAGAACCTGCGTATCCTCTGTGCTGCCTTCCGCAAGTATGCGCGCAAGATTCACAAGAAGAACACTCCCAAGGACCCTAACTTCCTTAAGATCAGCCTTGTTTGTGGACGG attgaAAAATGGATCGAAACCATCTTCCCCAGCCAGAATGCCGAGGCCGCCAAGCGTCGTATCACTGGCGAGCTGacggaggcggagaagaagcaggccgAGGAGCACGCCGAGACCCGTAAGGACATGTACTTTATGATGGGcctgatggtggtgattgtgTTCATCACCTCGATTGTTATG ATCTTCACTGCCTGGCTACTCGGTGCACGATTCGACCTGGCGTGGCAGGAGCTGCGGTCCGGCAACTTCCGGCCACCCAGGGAAATCCGCGCAAAGAAAGAGCTGTAA